From one Anaerolineae bacterium genomic stretch:
- a CDS encoding radical SAM protein: MKILLIYPYCLEGRVHAEEVSFVPIGLYYIGALLKENNYDVEILNWHDINETPQKIKETFIEKKPDVIGFSIVHANRWGAIDIARIAKQLDPDVKIVFGGVGATFLWEHLLTYFKEIDFAVIGEGEYTFLSLIKCFQKNCFDKTGHENIKNIKGIAFRKDGKAVKNKPADKIQNLDELPVPAKYFKYQHVALTRGCPGNCTFCGSPKLWGHKVRFHSADYFVQQIELLYEKGVTFFYFSDDTFTFKKDLMIEVCKKIIERGLQIVWVAISRVNHVSEEILCWMRKAGCIQISYGVESGSEKIRDLLNKNIKTDQIKTAFALTTKYGILPRAYFIYGCPGESRDTIQETIDLIHEIKPLAAIFYILDIFPGTALYSDFKKRAKQTDNVWLKRVEDIMYFETDPALSRELILAFGKKLRTDFHKNISGFADEVELIDDKEFYKLHSDFCSRLAMTFDYGDYSGIEVVKDKEGVAERLYEKSLGYYPDHRAYLGLGIIKQKKRLYEESISILSDGIEKFPDSEQLHICLGISCMNTGKYNKAISYFKKFKDSDQARYYISKCH, encoded by the coding sequence ATGAAAATACTACTCATATATCCATATTGTCTTGAAGGCAGGGTTCATGCCGAAGAGGTTAGTTTTGTGCCGATAGGGCTTTACTATATAGGGGCCCTGCTAAAGGAGAATAATTATGATGTAGAAATACTGAACTGGCATGATATTAATGAAACACCTCAAAAAATAAAAGAGACCTTTATCGAAAAGAAGCCTGATGTGATAGGTTTTTCCATAGTGCACGCAAACCGCTGGGGCGCCATAGATATCGCCAGGATTGCGAAACAGCTTGATCCGGATGTAAAGATTGTTTTTGGAGGGGTCGGCGCCACATTTTTATGGGAGCATCTTTTAACATATTTCAAGGAGATCGATTTTGCCGTAATAGGAGAAGGTGAGTACACCTTTTTAAGCCTGATTAAATGCTTTCAAAAGAATTGTTTTGATAAGACAGGGCATGAAAACATAAAAAATATTAAGGGAATCGCTTTCAGAAAAGACGGCAAAGCAGTTAAGAACAAGCCTGCTGATAAAATTCAGAACCTCGACGAATTGCCTGTTCCTGCAAAATATTTTAAATATCAACATGTTGCTTTGACCCGGGGTTGTCCCGGAAACTGCACCTTTTGCGGGTCGCCCAAGCTTTGGGGACATAAGGTCAGGTTCCATTCCGCCGACTATTTTGTCCAACAGATAGAGCTGCTTTATGAAAAGGGGGTTACCTTTTTTTATTTTTCAGATGATACATTTACGTTCAAAAAAGATCTGATGATAGAGGTTTGTAAAAAGATTATTGAAAGAGGCCTCCAAATCGTCTGGGTGGCAATTTCTCGGGTTAATCATGTAAGCGAAGAGATTTTATGCTGGATGAGAAAGGCCGGCTGCATTCAGATCAGCTATGGGGTGGAAAGCGGTTCTGAGAAGATAAGAGATCTCCTGAATAAAAATATTAAGACCGATCAAATCAAAACAGCCTTTGCGCTGACAACAAAGTACGGCATACTGCCACGGGCCTATTTTATTTATGGTTGTCCTGGAGAAAGCCGGGATACGATTCAGGAGACCATTGATTTGATTCATGAAATCAAACCGCTTGCCGCTATTTTTTACATACTTGATATATTTCCAGGAACGGCCCTTTATTCGGATTTTAAAAAGAGAGCTAAGCAAACCGACAATGTCTGGCTAAAGAGGGTAGAAGATATTATGTATTTTGAAACCGATCCGGCCTTATCCAGGGAGTTGATACTGGCTTTTGGGAAAAAACTCAGAACCGACTTTCACAAAAACATCTCCGGTTTTGCCGATGAAGTTGAACTCATAGATGATAAGGAATTTTACAAACTACATTCCGATTTCTGTTCAAGGCTTGCAATGACCTTTGACTATGGCGATTATTCCGGAATTGAAGTTGTAAAAGATAAAGAAGGGGTTGCTGAAAGACTGTATGAAAAGTCTCTGGGTTATTATCCTGATCATCGAGCATATTTAGGATTAGGTATTATTAAGCAAAAAAAGAGGTTGTACGAGGAATCAATCAGCATCCTTTCAGACGGTATTGAGAAATTTCCGGACAGTGAGCAGCTCCATATCTGTCTTGGGATAAGTTGCATGAATACAGGAAAGTATAACAAAGCAATTTCCTATTTTAAAAAGTTTAAAGATTCAGACCAGGCGCGTTATTATATTTCAAAGTGTCATTAA
- a CDS encoding efflux RND transporter periplasmic adaptor subunit: MNWSRLTGFFILFIAILTAVIYGFWPKPVLVDVMEVTCGPMTVTVEEEGKTRVIDRFIVSAPVAGFARRVELDVGDSVTQGHVLVDLEPLRSDVLDPRSRAEANAKVAAAKSAMRVAQENSFAARADADLAVIEYERKKRLRERASISQEEFDRAEALARRTEAVRRSVEFTVEVARFELDAALTALEYSAARNDGMLPEKVAIKSPVNGQVLQVYHQSEGVVNVGQALVEIGDARALEVEIDVLSSNAVRIASGTRVLFDRWGGKQKLEGRVRVVEPVGFTKASALGVEEQRVLVVADITSEPKLWKRLGHGYRVEASFILWEGENIIQIPSSALFRKGEQWAVFVFENNRAVLRKIEVGQHGGLMAEVISGLAQGEQVITHPDDTINDGIRVCLRPRS, translated from the coding sequence ATGAATTGGAGCAGACTCACAGGTTTCTTCATCCTCTTTATTGCTATTTTGACGGCTGTTATTTATGGGTTCTGGCCAAAGCCTGTTCTGGTTGATGTTATGGAGGTGACTTGCGGTCCCATGACGGTTACGGTGGAAGAGGAGGGTAAAACCAGGGTAATCGACCGTTTTATTGTCTCGGCTCCTGTAGCCGGTTTTGCGCGTCGTGTTGAGCTGGATGTTGGTGACAGTGTAACTCAGGGACATGTCCTTGTTGATCTGGAGCCGCTGCGTTCCGATGTCCTTGATCCGCGCAGCCGGGCAGAAGCAAATGCCAAGGTGGCGGCGGCAAAGTCAGCGATGCGTGTTGCGCAGGAAAATTCCTTCGCCGCCCGAGCAGACGCGGATCTTGCCGTAATTGAATATGAGCGAAAGAAGAGGCTGCGTGAAAGGGCCAGTATATCTCAGGAGGAGTTTGACAGAGCTGAGGCGCTGGCGCGTCGGACCGAAGCCGTCCGCCGATCGGTCGAGTTTACGGTCGAGGTCGCGCGTTTTGAGCTGGATGCCGCGCTAACCGCGCTTGAGTACTCGGCAGCCAGAAATGATGGCATGTTGCCGGAAAAGGTCGCGATTAAGTCGCCTGTGAATGGGCAGGTATTGCAGGTTTACCACCAGAGTGAGGGGGTGGTGAATGTGGGGCAGGCGCTGGTTGAGATAGGCGATGCGCGAGCTCTTGAGGTGGAAATAGATGTGCTGTCATCCAATGCTGTGCGTATTGCATCTGGAACCCGGGTGCTTTTTGATCGCTGGGGCGGCAAACAGAAGCTTGAAGGCAGGGTAAGGGTTGTCGAGCCTGTGGGATTTACAAAGGCTTCTGCCTTAGGTGTTGAGGAACAGCGGGTGCTGGTTGTGGCGGATATAACTTCTGAGCCAAAGCTCTGGAAGCGACTCGGCCATGGCTATCGGGTCGAAGCAAGCTTTATTCTCTGGGAGGGTGAAAACATCATTCAGATTCCGTCGAGCGCATTATTTCGCAAAGGCGAGCAATGGGCGGTGTTTGTGTTTGAAAACAACAGAGCAGTTCTCCGAAAGATTGAGGTTGGTCAACACGGCGGTTTAATGGCGGAGGTGATCTCCGGACTGGCTCAGGGGGAACAGGTGATTACCCATCCTGATGATACAATAAATGACGGAATCCGGGTTTGTCTTCGTCCCCGTTCTTAA